Sequence from the Gemmatimonadota bacterium genome:
CGCTCGCCCAGCGTCCAGCGCGTCGTGAACTGCTGGTCGAGGCAGCTGCACCAGGTGCGCATCGAGCGCTCGGCCCCCCGTTCCGCCTCGTGCTGTTCGCACCTCCCCGCCACCGACGGAGGCCAGTCGCCGAGCGCCGGGAGCGCGGCGCGCGCACGCTCGGCCTGCAGGCTCGGCAGGCGCAACGCGAGGCGACGCATGTTCTCCATGTGCTGCGTCACCTGCGGCGACTGGCACCCTCCCGCGAAGAGCAGGGCCATGTCCTCGCGCATCGCCACGGCGAAGCGGGGGAGGATCGCCATCTCGGTCAGCGCCGCGCCGGGGTTGGTGAGCATGCGCCCGAGCATGTCGAGCAGGCCGTCGACCGAGTTCGACGCGAGTCCGCCAGGTGCCATGGGGAGCGCCTGCGGCATGTTCTTGTCCCACCAGACGTAGGGGTCGGCGAAGGCGCGCGGGATGAAGGTGGTGTCGCCTCCCTCCGGTTCCCACGAGTTGCCGAACTCGTCGCGCCGGATCGTCTTCGACACCTGGTACGGCGAGTCCGGCGGGATCAGGCGGCGGCAGCGGTTGGAATAGGCGCGGATGGTGCGCGCGTACAGGTTGCCGAACTCCCAGTGCGCGGCCGCATTCGGCCAGTCGCCGTCGAAGATGGCGCGGAACTCGGGGCCTAACGCGTAGCGGCTCCAGCTCTCCGGCGGCAGGTAGTGCAGTCCGGCGGCGATGAGGAGCCGGCGGCGCTCTCCCTCGCGCGCGCGGGCGCGGGCACGCCGCCCTTCCAGCTCCGCCGCCTCGCGCGCGTACATCGCCGCCCGGTTCTCGGCGTACACGCGCTGCTGGGCGGCAATCCCCTGTTGGACCTTCTGGATCGCGGCAAGGGTGTTGAGGTCGGTCGCGCTCGTCCCGCGCTCCGTGCCGGCGTTCCACTGGAAGGGGCCGCCAGCCACCGCGCGCCGGCCGTCCCAGAACTCCTCGGCCGCCGGGACCTCCACCTCCTGCCCGGTGAGGAAATGGCGCGCGCCGTTCCAGGGGAAGCGCGAATCGGGCTGGCGCTCCAGCGTCACCCCCTGGCGTAGTGATAGATCGTGACGCTGCGGTAGCGTTCGCCGCGGTCGCGCAGGAGCGGGACGATGTGTGCGCGGAAGCGTTCGTGCTCGCGGGGGCCGTAGCGGGCGATGTCGAATCCCATCGGTCCCTTCTCGCGCGTGAAGTCGAGCAGCGGTTCGTCAGGCGCGATCGGGCGCACGATGGCGAAGTACTCGTTGAAGCCGCGTTCGCCCAGCCGATAGATGGCGAGGTCGCCCTCCACCTTCGCGAGTGTGGACCCTGGCCATCCGCGCTCCTGCAGCGTCGCGGGAGCGCCGCCGGGGGCCGCCGCGACCGTCGCCGAGGCGACGGGGCTGGCGTACAGCGGATGCTGCGGCATCACCGGGACCGCGACCAGGTAGCGGGTCCCCGCCTGCGGGCGCACCGGATAGACGCCCTGCGGCAGCGCCTCGCGCACCACCTGGGTCGCCGAGCGCACGACCTGCGTTCCGTAGTTGGCGCGGCGCATCTGCATCTGGATGGCCGGGTGGGAAACGGCGGCGAAGGCGGCATCTTCCACGTAGAGCACGCCGTCCCGGGCCGCCAGCCGCACACTGAGCAGGACGCAGCTGTTGCCCGGGATGTCGGTGGGGAGCTGGATGGGAGTGGCGGGGGCGCGAGCGAGCGGGGCCATGCCGTCGTAGAGCATGGGGGTGCGCATGGGGGCTTCGCGCTGGAGCGCCTGCAGGATGAGGGGGGCCTGACAAGGGTGTCCGGGAGCAGGCTGCGCCGAGGCGGCGAGCGGAAGCAGGGTGGCGAGCGCGAGCGGCCAGCGCGAGAGACGGGGGCGGATTGTCAGCTGCATCGCGGGGCCTCGGTGGGGGCCGGTCGATCGGGCTTCGCTCGTTAGCGCGGAGGCGGGAAAAGTGGCGCCTTCCGTCGTGGGGCGCGAGAGGAGGAGAGTCGTCGGCCACGCCGCCCACACGTCGGCCCCATGCCGGCGACCGACAACTCGGCAGCGGTCGGTGCTCCCACCGATCTGCTACCTCAGCGCCCCCTCGAACACCCGCTGCACCTCGATCACCAGCGCCTCCTCCGCCCCCTCCGGCCGCCACACGAGCGTCTCCATGACGATCTCGGGACGGTCCTCTCCGCGCCGCCATCGCTCGATGCACCACGCGTCAGCATCGACGATCCAGTACTCGTCGACCTGTTCGTCCATGTAGATGCGCCGCTTGACCCCACGGTCACGGCGCGCGGTGGACGGCGACAGCACCTCGATCGCCAGCAACAGTCGCTTCGCGTCGGCGAACGAACGCGGACGCGGTGCATCCGGCGTGCGCGGCACGACGAAGACGTCGGGTTCGAGCAGTCGGCGCGGCGAGAACTCGACGTCGGCTGGGGCCACGATCGCTTCGCCGATTCCATGTGCGCGAAGGAAGGACGTCAGCACATCGCGACAGCGCGAGCGCCAGGCGCTGATGATCCCACGACGGCGCTGGTGTCATCGCCAGCTCGCCGTCGAGCACTTCGTATCGGTTGCCGTCGTCCGGCAACGCCGCGACCAGCGCGGCCGTCCACTCGGTGGCCATGCGTTGAGGGTACGCCATCCCTGCTCTCCCCCGCAAGAGTGCATGACCGGTGCCTAACGCTCGGCGAGGGCGGAGCGTCATCAATTCCTTGCGGACTGGGGCGTGGCGCTGCGTCCGGCGTTGCGGGCTACGATCGCCGTGGCTTGCCATCGGGTCCCGCTTCCGAGGCTCAGAACGGGTCCGCGGAGCCTGGTACGCGGCCGGCGCCCCTAGGATACCAGAAGGCCCCGACAATTACGCGCCCGAGTGATCCCCCCGCGTCCGTTCTTGCGCGTGTTCAGTATGGGGCTCCGGCGACTTTCGCCGCCCAGCGCCGTCGTACACATCGAGGAGGCGGTATGAATCGCATCGCTATGGCACTCGGCCTGATTGCCAGCGCCGTCACGCTCAATGCCTGCAGCGGCGGGGGTGACGGAGGGGGGGGTGGGACGACGCCCCCACCGCCGGTGACGGTCGCGAGCGTCAGCGTCTCGCCATCCGACCAGACGCTGGCGCCGCAACAGACGGCGCAGCTGACCGCCACGGTCAAGGACGCGCAGGGGAATACGCTCAGCGGGCGCACCGTCGACTGGTCGTCTTCGCAGACGGGGACGGCCTCGGTCAGCAGCAGCGGCCTTGTGACCGCGGTGGCCGCGGGGACTGCGACCATCACCGCGACGAGCGAGGGGAAGAGCGGCACCGCGCAGGTGACCGTGACCGCGCCGGTCGCGACGGTCAACGTCTCGGCGCCTTCCACCACGCTCGTGCCGACGCAGACGTTGCAGCTCAGCGTCGTACTGAAGGACCAGGGAGGGGCGACGCTCACCGGACGCCCGGTGACCTACACCTCCTCGGCGGCGCAGGCGGTGACCGTCAACTCATCTGGGCTGGTCACGGCGGTCGCGGTCGGCACCGCGACGATCACCGCGACGAGCGAAGGAAAGAACGGGACGATCGCCCTGACGGTCGCCCCCGGCGTTCTCGTCGGGACGGCGGGCGGCACGGTGACCGCCGCGGATAGTTCCGTGGTGGTGACCATCCCGCCTAACGCGCTTGGCACCGACACGCCCATCTCCATCACCCCCGTCTCCGGCACGCTCGCCGCACCGGCCGCGGCCGATCTCGCCGGCACGGCCTACCAGATCGGCCCCTCGGGGCTCACGTTCAGCCAGCCGGTCACGATCAAGCTCAAGTACGCCCTGTCGACCCTCCCGCTGTGGGCCATGTCCGGCGACCTCACGGTCATGGTGAACAATGGCACCGGGTGGACGCCGTTGGGCGGCGTGGTGGTGGACCCGGTCGCGCGTACGGTGTCGGGGACGACGACGTCGCTCGGTTCGCTCAGCTCGTCGTTGGTCACGACGAGTGGTGGCACGACGGCGAACGGTCGCCACGCCGGTTCCATGGCGCGGGCGGGCGTCGGTGCCGGTGTCGCCCCCCAACTGCTGGCAGCGGGCTCCCCGGCCGTGACGACCATTGCGGTCAACTGGGCCTCGGTGAACCTGACGCCGGCGTCGGACAGCGTGAACAACCAGAAGCGCAGCGTGCAGCTGCACGCGGGCCTCGTGCCGACCGGTGTGTCCACGACCGTCCCCGCCCCGCCGGGGATCACGAAGCCGACGGCGTTGTGGCGCTACCGCTGGCGCACCACCGGACAGAACGGGACGCTCGGTGGAGGGTCGAACGACACCGGGTGGAACGACAGCCCCGACGAGCAGTACATCTGCACGAATGCCAATCTCGACGTCGTGCAGGGGAAGATGGACGACGTCATCCTCGACATCCTGCTCAATCCCGGCACTGAAAACGACCCGGCGAACCAGAAGATCGTTCGGAAGCAGATGTCGGTCTACGCAGGGCTCAAGAAGACGTTCGAGATCTCCCCGGACCTCGCGACCATCGGCCCCGGGGTCACCCAGCAGATGCATTTCATCATCCGGGACCAGGCGGGCAGCATCCTCCCGCCGGGTTCGAACACCCTCTTCACCTGGCAA
This genomic interval carries:
- a CDS encoding Uma2 family endonuclease; its protein translation is MLTSFLRAHGIGEAIVAPADVEFSPRRLLEPDVFVVPRTPDAPRPRSFADAKRLLLAIEVLSPSTARRDRGVKRRIYMDEQVDEYWIVDADAWCIERWRRGEDRPEIVMETLVWRPEGAEEALVIEVQRVFEGALR
- a CDS encoding Ig-like domain-containing protein, which encodes MNRIAMALGLIASAVTLNACSGGGDGGGGGTTPPPPVTVASVSVSPSDQTLAPQQTAQLTATVKDAQGNTLSGRTVDWSSSQTGTASVSSSGLVTAVAAGTATITATSEGKSGTAQVTVTAPVATVNVSAPSTTLVPTQTLQLSVVLKDQGGATLTGRPVTYTSSAAQAVTVNSSGLVTAVAVGTATITATSEGKNGTIALTVAPGVLVGTAGGTVTAADSSVVVTIPPNALGTDTPISITPVSGTLAAPAAADLAGTAYQIGPSGLTFSQPVTIKLKYALSTLPLWAMSGDLTVMVNNGTGWTPLGGVVVDPVARTVSGTTTSLGSLSSSLVTTSGGTTANGRHAGSMARAGVGAGVAPQLLAAGSPAVTTIAVNWASVNLTPASDSVNNQKRSVQLHAGLVPTGVSTTVPAPPGITKPTALWRYRWRTTGQNGTLGGGSNDTGWNDSPDEQYICTNANLDVVQGKMDDVILDILLNPGTENDPANQKIVRKQMSVYAGLKKTFEISPDLATIGPGVTQQMHFIIRDQAGSILPPGSNTLFTWQNSDIAGTLQQSQTEFAGYQAKNTFTSPPPRVDRIDAKVQGKTTVTERQSHWDFSKVIPTLVIDNIVTVTYNLLGNAHTFMTVHVNYTVTLSPANPTVAVDGQPQSLQAVLTPAYNGPGLAYVWSSPGTHGTLSETNGNHSASKTATFTPKTLDQGGTDQVSVKVVSWVANTELETLGTGTANVIVDPFRTARFSARQISVNGGASTFTTATLEIPKVAGAVTYQVQGTVLGAPYTRTFTGATSSNTQSLNQVLDGGSVWYINLDGGYNTIKSAADARYQLYLTNYASSTAKYKALP